CCCCTGTGACCGCTCGTGCCAGCAGCCCTTTCGCGTCGGCCGATCACGGTCGGCCGACGCGGAGGGCAAGGAGGCCGTGTCCGTCGTACAGCACTTGCTCTGGGCCGGCGGCTCTCAGGCGCAGAGCGCCTTCGAAGAAGGACCGTGAGGTGCCGCCGCTGCCGAGCTGCGCACCGCCGGGGGCAGTCTCTGGTCACGGGCGGCGGCCGTGCTGTCGGCGTCGATACGGTCCGAGGCCGAGCGCGTGGCGGACGAGAGCGAACGACTGCTGCGCAGCTGCCAGGTCGGGGACGAGACCCTGGAGGTGATCGCCGCCTCGGTGGCGTCCCTCACCACGACGGGGCGCCTCGATCGCGCCGCGGGCTGGTGCGACGCCCTGATCCAGGAGACCCAGCGTTCCCACGCCCGCACCTGGGAGGCGCTGTTCACCACGCTGCGGGCGGACATCTCGCTGCGGCAGGGCGACGTCTCGGCCGCCGCCGCGCGGGCCGGGCACGCCCTGGCGCTGGTCCCGCCCGAGGGCTGGGGGTCGTCGTGGGGCTGCCGCTGTCGGTGCTGCTCGCCGCGCACGCCGCGATGGGCGACCTGGCCGCCGGGGCGGAGACCGTCCAGATCAATGTGCCGCCGGAGATGTACGACACGGTGTTCGGCCCGCGCTACCTCCTGGCCCGCGGTCAGTTCGGGCTGTCCGCGGACCGGGTCCTGGCCCGCGGTCAGTTCGGGCTGTCCGCGGACCGGGTCCTGGCAGCCGTCAGCGACCTCCAGCAGTGCGGTGACATGCTGCGCGAGCGGAATCTGGACCACCTCTGCCCGGTGCCGTGGCGCACCGAGCCGGCTCGGGCCAACGTCCTCCCGGGCTGGGAGCAGACGGCCCGGCAACTGCTCCTCGACCAGGAGGAGCTGCCGGGCGGCAGGAATCCCGGAGCACGTGGCGGCGCGCTGCGGGTGCTCGCGTCGGCCAGCCCGCTCAAGCAGCGTCCCGCCCTGCTGCGCCGCGCGGTGGACGCCCTGCAGAGCTCCGGCGACCGGCTGGAACTCGCCCACGCCCTCGCCGACCTCAGTCAGGCCCATCACACCCTGGGCGAGTTCCGGCGAGCCCGGATCATGGCCCGCCGGGCGACGCAGGAGGCGAAGGCGAGCGGTGCGGAGGAGTTCCCGCGGCCCGCTCAGTCCGGCTCGGCGGACGGTGAGCCGGCCGAGTCCGGTGGCGGCTCCTCGGCGGCCCCGGCCCTCAGCGACGCCGAACGACGCGTGGCCACGCTGGCCGCGCTCGGGCACACCAACCGGGAGATCGGACGTCAGCTGTACATCACGGTCAGCACGGTCAGCAGCATCTGACCCGGGTGTACCGCAAGCTCAACGTCAGTGGCCGCTCGGACCTCCCGGCGGGACTGTCGCTCCAGCGACTCCCGGGACGGCCGCCCGGGTCCGCTGACCCTCGCGCCCCGGCTCGCGGGCCCCTCCCGCACGGCGCGCACGTCTGTCTCCTTCACGTCTGCCGCATTGATCCGACGATAGGGAGGCGGGTTCTGCCGTGCGTACCCCTAGACCCCCCTCAAGTCCCCCGGGGCCGATAGCGGTCCAACAGGCCCATCTATAGGGGAACTTCAGGGGTGTCCGAGGAAGCTGGTCCGACGAAGAATCGGTGCGAGACGAGAGGAGGCCCATGCGTAGAGTCACCCACGATTCCTCCGCCACCGCGCTGAGCTCCGTACAGCTGGAGGGCGGTCCCCATGAGTTGTCCGGGACGGTCGAGCTCACCGAACTGGACGAGGTGATCTTCTCCGACGAGAAGATCAAGATCCGCTACGGCAATGGCTACGAACATTTCGAGACCGTCCGCCCGGCGCCGCCGAGGACCGGCGGCGGTGAGGGATCCGAGAACATGACGTTCCGGTGGGTCGGGCGTACCCAGATCGCCGAGTAGGCACAACCCTCGGAACGTGTCCCGGACCCGCAGCACTGTGTCCCGCCCTCTCCGCGGTCGACACAGTGCTGTGGGTCCGGGACACGTTCGCTGCCCGGACCGAACGCCATCTCTCCGACCTGCGGTGATGACGCAGGGTGAGAGCGCACTCGCGCACGTCTGGCCATCGGCCGGGGTCCCACTATCGTGGAAGGCATGGGCGATCTCGCCGAGCCGGACGACGACGGGCTCCCTCCCGACCGGACCCAGGCCATCCTCGAAGCGGCCAAGGAGGTCGCTTCGCTGCTCAAGGCCGGTGGGCATCCCTTCGCGCTGGCGGGCGGCGTCGCGGTGTACGCCCACGGCGGCCCGGGGACGCTCCAGCACGACGTCGACTTCTGTGTGCTGCCGGAGGACATCGAGGCGGTCACCGGCACCCTGGAGACCGCGGGGCTGACCGTGGTCGAGCCGCCCGAAGACTGGCTGCTGAAGACCCGGAGTCACGGCCAGGAGGTCGACCTGATCTTCCGGCCGTCCCGGGCCCCGGTCAGCCGCGAACTGCTGGACCGGGCGGAGGTGCTGTCGGTCGAGTCCGTGTGGATGCCCGTACTGGCGGCGACGGATCTGCTCGTCGGGCGTCTCCTGGCGTTCTCCGAGCACTACTGCGACTTCGGTGCCGTGCTGCCGATCGCCCGCGCCCTGCGCGAGAAGATCGACTGGGACCGGGTGCGGCACGAGTGCGGTGCCGAGCCGATGCCGGCCGCCTTCCTTTTCCTGCTGGAGCGCCTCAACGTGATCGAGCCGGAGGAGACCGGCGATGGCGACAGGACATGACCACCCGGCGGCGGACGGCCCGGGGCACCGCGCCGCACACCCGCCGGCGCACACCGAGTACCGCATAGCCCATCTGGAGGAGCGGCTCGCCCGGAGCGATCTGGCCGAGCTCGGGATGCGGATCGAGGCGCGCGGCGACGCCGTGCACATCACCGGCACGGTGTCCACTGCGGCCGATCGTGAGACGATCCTGCGCCTGGCCGCGGAGGAACTGCCCGGCGTGCCCGTGCGGGCGGACATCACTCTGGCCGACGTCACCGCGCCGGACCGTCCCGAGGAACTGTCGTGATCCGGGTCGCGGCCGTCGGGGACATCCATCTGGGGCCGGACAGCCGGGGTCTGCTCCGCCCGGCGTTCGACACCCTGCCCGACCACGCCGACCTGCTGCTGCTCGCCGGGGACCTGACCCGGCACGGCACACCGGAGGAGGCGCGGGTCGTCGCCGACGAGGTGGCCGGGCTGCCGGTGCCGGTGGTCGCCGTCCTCGGCAACCACGACCATCACGCCGAGCGGCCCGAGGACGTGACGGCCGTGCTGCGGGACGCGGGTGTGACGGTGCTGGAGGGCGAGGGGACCGTCGTCCGGGTCGGCGGTGTACGGGTCGGGGTCGCCGGGACGAAGGGGTTCGGCGGCGGCTTCGCCGGGCGCAGCGGCAGCGAGTTCGGCGAACCCGAGATGAAGGCCTTCGTCCGTCACACCCGGGGGCTCGCGGACGGACTGCGCCGCGCGCTGGACGAGTTGGCGGAGGACGGCTGCGCGGTCCGTATCGCGCTCACGCACTTCTCCCCCGTACCGGACACGCTCGTCGGTGAGCCGCTGGAGATCTATCCCTTCCTGGGCAGTTACCTGCTGGCCGAGGCGATGGACGAGTCCGGCGCCGACCTCGCCGTCCACGGCCATGCCCACCTGGGCACCGAGCACGGCATCACCAGCGGTGGGGTGCGGGTGCGCAATGTCGCCCAGCCGGTGATCCGGCGTGCCTTCGCCGTGTACGGGCTGCCGGTGGACGGGGACCGCGGGGCTGGCGGGGACGGTTCGTAGCCCCGGTCCCCCCGGCCGGGGGGACCGGGGGGCCGGGCCTGTCGCGCGGCACCCGGGCGTGAGCCGGACGGCGGGGATACCGTCCGTCGACATGGGCGCGGACGGCCGAAGGGGAGGTCCCGGATGCACCGGCGTCCAAGCCGGTCGGGGCCTCCCACGCGGCGACCGTGGAGGGCTGACCCCCGGGAGACCGCACGGCTTCCAGTGCCGCGGCGGGCAACGTTCGTCCGTCAAGGAGCGGCGTCGGGGGGTACCTCCCGGTCGAGCGCAGCCGAGACCGGGGGAGCGTGCTCTCGGGGTGCCGGCCGGAAGTCCTCGTACTGGACGTACTTGGGCTTGCGGCCGGTGCGGCGAGAGGGCGTGCCGGGTGTCGCGACGGGGCGAACGTCGCCTGTCGTGGCCCTAGGCCACCGCGACCGGTGCTTCCGCCCCGGGTTCGTGGGCCGTCGACCTCTCGAACTGGGTCCGGTACAGCTCCGCGTAGCGTCCGCCCGCCGCGAGCAATTCCTCGTGCCGGCCACGCTCCACGATCCGGCCCGCCTCGACGACGAGGATCTGGTCGGCGGTGCGCACGGTCGACAGGCGGTGGGCGATGACCACGGCGGTCCTGCCCTCCAGCGCCTCCGCGAGGGCCTCCTGGACGGCGGCCTCCGAGGTGTTGTCGAGGTGGGCGGTGGCCTCGTCGAGGATCACGACGCGCTGGCGGGCCAGGAGCAGCCGGGCGATCGTCATGCGCTGGCGTTCGCCGCCGGAGAGCCGGTAGCCGCGTTCGCCGACGACGGTGTCGAGTTCGTCGGGCAGGGCGCGTACGAGGTCGTCGAGGCGGGCCCGGCGCAGGACGTCCCACAGGTCGTCGTCGCCGGCGTCGGGGCGGGCGAGGAGCAGGTTGGCGCGGACGGTGTCGTGGAAGAGGTGGCCGTCCTGGGTGACCATGCCGAGGGTGCCGCGCAGCGATGCCGCGCTGAGGTCGCGTACGTCGACGCCGCCGATGCGGACCGTGCCCGCGTCCGCGTCGTAGAGCCGGGGCAGCAGTTGGGCGACGGTGGACTTGCCGGCGCCCGAGGAGCCGACGAGGGCGACGGTCTGGCCGGGTTCGGCGCGGAAGGAGACGCCGTGCAGGACCTCGGTGCCGCCCCGGGTGTCGAGGGAGGCCACCTCCTCCAGTGAGGCGAGGGAGACCTTGTCGGCGGACGGGTAGCCGAAACGGACGTCGTCGAACTCGACGGCCACCGGGCCCTCGGGGACCTCGCGGGCGTCCGGTTTCTCCTCGATGAGCGGCTTGAGGTCCAGTACCTCGAAGACGCGCTCGAAGCTCACCAGGGCGCTCATGACCTCGACGCGTGCCCCGGCCAACGCGGTCAGCGGTGCGTACAGCCGGGTCAGCAGCAGGGCCAGGGACACGATCGCGCCCGCCTCCAGGGCGCCTCGCAGCGCGAACCATCCGCCGAGGCCGTACACCAGGGCGAGCGCGAGGGCCGAGACGAGGGTGAGGGCGGTGATGAACGCCGACTGTGCCATCGCCGTACGGATGCCGATGTCCCGTACCCGGCGGGCCCGTTCGGCGAACTCGGCGGATTCGTCGTCGGGCCGGCCGAAGAGCTTGACGAGGGTGGCGCCGGGGGCGGAGAAGCGCTCGGTCATCCGGGTGCCCATGGCCGCGTTGAGGTCGGCCGCCTCCCGCTGCAGCCGGGCCATGCGCCGGCCCATGCGCCGGGCGGGGATCACGAAGACGGGCAGCAGGACGAGGGAGAGCAGGGTGATCTGCCAGGAGAGGGTGAGCATGACGGCGAGGGTGAGCAGCAGGGTGACGATGTTGCCGACCACTCCGGACAGGGTGTTGCTGAAGGCGCGTTGGGCACCGATGACGTCGTTGTTGAGACGACTGACGAGCGCTCCCGTACGAGTACGTGTGAAGAACGCGACCGGCATGCGCTGCACATGATCGAAGACGGCGGTTCGCAGATCGAGGATGAGACCCTCGCCGAGGGTCGCCGACAGACGTCGGGCCAGGAGGCCGAGCGCCGCCTCGGCGACGGCGATGACGGCGATGAGCATGGCAAGGCGGACGACGAGGTCCTCGTCCCCGTCCGAGACGATCACGTCCACGACGTTCCCCGCGAGCACCGGCGTCGCCACGGCGAGCAGCGCGGTCACGACGCTGAGGCCGACGAACCACGCGATACGGCGACGATGTGGACGGGCGAAGGCTCCGATACGCCGTAGCGTGGTCCGGGCGAGGGGGCGGCTGTGCTGCTGGGCGGTCATCATGCCCTGCAGCTGGGTCCAGGCGGTGGTCTCCATACTCATACGGACGACGCTAGGACCTCGACCAAACTTGAGGTCAAGCGTATTTCGGCGCATGCCGGAGTGCGGTGGAAGTCCGCCACCGGTCAGCGGCCGTCCCCGCGCCC
The DNA window shown above is from Streptomyces akebiae and carries:
- a CDS encoding nucleotidyltransferase family protein; protein product: MGDLAEPDDDGLPPDRTQAILEAAKEVASLLKAGGHPFALAGGVAVYAHGGPGTLQHDVDFCVLPEDIEAVTGTLETAGLTVVEPPEDWLLKTRSHGQEVDLIFRPSRAPVSRELLDRAEVLSVESVWMPVLAATDLLVGRLLAFSEHYCDFGAVLPIARALREKIDWDRVRHECGAEPMPAAFLFLLERLNVIEPEETGDGDRT
- a CDS encoding ABC transporter ATP-binding protein, with the protein product METTAWTQLQGMMTAQQHSRPLARTTLRRIGAFARPHRRRIAWFVGLSVVTALLAVATPVLAGNVVDVIVSDGDEDLVVRLAMLIAVIAVAEAALGLLARRLSATLGEGLILDLRTAVFDHVQRMPVAFFTRTRTGALVSRLNNDVIGAQRAFSNTLSGVVGNIVTLLLTLAVMLTLSWQITLLSLVLLPVFVIPARRMGRRMARLQREAADLNAAMGTRMTERFSAPGATLVKLFGRPDDESAEFAERARRVRDIGIRTAMAQSAFITALTLVSALALALVYGLGGWFALRGALEAGAIVSLALLLTRLYAPLTALAGARVEVMSALVSFERVFEVLDLKPLIEEKPDAREVPEGPVAVEFDDVRFGYPSADKVSLASLEEVASLDTRGGTEVLHGVSFRAEPGQTVALVGSSGAGKSTVAQLLPRLYDADAGTVRIGGVDVRDLSAASLRGTLGMVTQDGHLFHDTVRANLLLARPDAGDDDLWDVLRRARLDDLVRALPDELDTVVGERGYRLSGGERQRMTIARLLLARQRVVILDEATAHLDNTSEAAVQEALAEALEGRTAVVIAHRLSTVRTADQILVVEAGRIVERGRHEELLAAGGRYAELYRTQFERSTAHEPGAEAPVAVA
- a CDS encoding helix-turn-helix transcriptional regulator; the protein is MGLPLSVLLAAHAAMGDLAAGAETVQINVPPEMYDTVFGPRYLLARGQFGLSADRVLARGQFGLSADRVLAAVSDLQQCGDMLRERNLDHLCPVPWRTEPARANVLPGWEQTARQLLLDQEELPGGRNPGARGGALRVLASASPLKQRPALLRRAVDALQSSGDRLELAHALADLSQAHHTLGEFRRARIMARRATQEAKASGAEEFPRPAQSGSADGEPAESGGGSSAAPALSDAERRVATLAALGHTNREIGRQLYITVSTVSSI
- a CDS encoding DUF5988 family protein; its protein translation is MRRVTHDSSATALSSVQLEGGPHELSGTVELTELDEVIFSDEKIKIRYGNGYEHFETVRPAPPRTGGGEGSENMTFRWVGRTQIAE
- a CDS encoding BON domain-containing protein, producing the protein MATGHDHPAADGPGHRAAHPPAHTEYRIAHLEERLARSDLAELGMRIEARGDAVHITGTVSTAADRETILRLAAEELPGVPVRADITLADVTAPDRPEELS
- a CDS encoding metallophosphoesterase family protein codes for the protein MIRVAAVGDIHLGPDSRGLLRPAFDTLPDHADLLLLAGDLTRHGTPEEARVVADEVAGLPVPVVAVLGNHDHHAERPEDVTAVLRDAGVTVLEGEGTVVRVGGVRVGVAGTKGFGGGFAGRSGSEFGEPEMKAFVRHTRGLADGLRRALDELAEDGCAVRIALTHFSPVPDTLVGEPLEIYPFLGSYLLAEAMDESGADLAVHGHAHLGTEHGITSGGVRVRNVAQPVIRRAFAVYGLPVDGDRGAGGDGS